The stretch of DNA GTAATATTGCTTCCGTTTCCCCGGCCTGCCCCGAAACGGAAATACCACTGACTATTAACTCCAATGTCTCAACTGAATCGTTCAACCCATCCGGCACCTGAGTTTCCTGAAAAAATTCTGCAATTTGGTACAGGCGTACTATTGCGCGGTCTGCCCGATTATTTAGTACACAAAGCCAATGCCGCCGGTCGATTCAACGGCTCCATTGTGGTGGTTAAATCGACAGATGGGCAAACCGACGAGTTTCAGGAGCAGGATAACCTGTATACGGTGGCCGTTCGAGGTATTCGGAATGGGCAGTCCGTTTCAGAAACAACGGTTGTGTCGGCCATAAGCCGGGTGTTGGCAGCTCAGACGCAGTGGGAAGACATTCTGCGTCTGGCCCGCAATCCGGCACTGCAAATCGTGATCTCCAATACCACCGAAGTGGGGCTGAATTATGTTGAAGAAAGTATTTTTCAGAAGCCGCCCCAATCGTTTCCGGGTAAGCTGACAGCCTTTCTGTATGAGCGATTTCGCAGCGTAGGCGGTTCCAAAGCCAAAGGATTAGTGGTCGTACCGACTGAACTCGTGACCGACAATGGCCTGGTTCTGCGTGATGCCGTTGAACGATTGTCGACCTACAACGAACTCGGCAAGCTATTTGTCAAATGGCTGAAATTCCATGTCCGTTTCTGCAACACGTTGGTTGATCGGATTGTAACGCGCCCAACTCACGATGCGCAACAGGCTCTTCAGACCGAATTAGGCTATGAAGACAATCTGCTGACCTTCACGGAACCGTATCACCTGTGGGCCATCGAGGGCGACGACCGGGTGCGGCAAACATTATCTTTTGCCGATGCCAGCACGCCCGAAATTATCATCGAAGAAGACATCAATTTTTATAAGGAACGTAAGTTGCGCATTCTCAATGGCACCCACACGCTGACCATGCCGCTGGGCTATTTGCTCGGTCTGGAAACCGTGGCCGACGAGATGAATCAACCCGCCATGAGCCGGTTTATTGAATCGCTGATGCTGGACGAAATTGTGCCAACTGTGCCGGACTATGGCGTTCCGGGTATGGATAAAGCTGCTGTGGCACAATTCGCCCACGACGTGCTCGACCGTTTCCGTAACCCTCATCTCGATCATCTGCTGTTGAAGATTTCGTTTCAGCAAACGGCCAAAATGCAGGCCCGCAACGTGGCAACGCTGCAACGGTACTACGAAAAGTTCAACGCCGTACCGCAACGAATGGCGTTGGGCTTTGCCGCCTACCTGCTGTTTATGCGGGCATTGCGCGAAGAAGAAGGGCAGTTTATCGGCGAGATTTCAGTAAACGATGGCCTGATTTCCTACCCGATTACCGACGAAAAAGCCGCTTATTTCTACGGCGACTGGCAGACCGTGAAGATCGACGATTCGGCTACGGTACAGGCGTTCGTAAAAAGCGTACTGTCGGACGCTACCCTCTGGAAAGCCGACCTCAGCACGTTGCCGGGCTTTGTCGATGCCGTGGCAGGCTACCTTAATTTGTTGTTAACGCAAGGGGCAGAGAAAACGCTGGCCGGGGTGGCGTAACGTGCTCCTCCGGGACAATCCAGCGGCTCCACTCAATATGCCAGCTTTATCTGTCGGATGCGTATGGTTGCCAGCGTGATGCAGCCGAGCGTGGCAACTACCAGATACAGCAGATTCTGCCAGTTGGCGGGTGTAAACAACAATCCGCCGGGAGCAACGTAGCGAAACTTGGGTACTCTGTCGAGGTGGGCAGGCGTGAATTTTTCCATCCGGTACACCAACGGAGCGAAGTAGTTGCGGAAAGCCGCGTGGTAATCCGTTACCTGCCGTTCAAAGTCGGCATAACGGCTCTCGCCCGTACCGGCAACATCGTTGAGCGACTGCTGCATAAACACCGCAGGCGACAAAAATCGGTAGCGGCTCACCATCGCCTGCCGCTCAGCCATTCGTTGGGCAAACTGCTCCAGTACACCTTCCATTGCCAGTTCTACCTCCAGCCTCGACCGCAGCATCTGAACCGTTCGGTCTTTGGGGTCGGGGGCGGTTTTAGGGGTAAATTCAGGATGTTCTTCGTAGAAACGAGCCACAGTTCCTTTGTCTTTAGCCAGTTCGTCGGCGGCATCACGGCTTTGCGTAATCAGGTCGATGCGCGATGGCATGGGATGCACGCTATCGACACACACAGCCAGAACCGTTGGGATGAGTAATACGAAACCTAACCACAACCCTACCAGCAGGGCTGCGTTGTAGCCCGACTCGCGCCCAAAACTGTTGACCAGAAACGACAGCGCGAACCAGAAGGCCGAATAGAGGGCTGTCAGCAACAGCAGGTAAGCTACCTCGCCTACGGCCTGCCCCAGCGGAACGCCAAACAACAGTAATCCGCTCACCACCAGCATACTAAACAGTCCATTGATCAGTACGTAGCGAAACATGTATCGATAGCCCGCCACCTGACTCAGCGGGGCTGTTTCGGTTAGCAGCAGAGCCAGTGTTCCCTGTTCGCGCTCCGACGAAACAAGGTTGTAGGTAAACGCAATGATCAGGAGGGGCAACAGGTATATGATGACAAACGATAGGTCGAACGCGCCGTTGAACAGCACACGCGGATTTTCGAGTTCTTCACTATGATAGAGTGCCTGTCGTTTCGAGAGCGTCAGCTTGTAATAATACGGATACAGATCCCCCTGCCCTACCGACGTCAGAGCCAGCGCATAGGGCGGGAGCGTGGCATACCGGGCACCCATCCGATTACCGAAATAAAACGGATTGGTTGGATCACCAAAATGCCCACCGTCGAAGTGCTGTCCCGGTTTAGCCTGTGCAATTTGCTGCCGGAAGTGGGCATAGTCGGCCCGTTCCTGTTGGGCAATTGCGGCAAGTGTATCGCGCTGGAAGGTTGTGCGTTGCCAGCCCGTCCAGAGCGCAATCAGCACGAAAGCACTTAATAGGCCGGGCACAATCAGGAGCAGCCGGTTCGCACGCAGGGCCAGAAAGTCGTAGCGAGTGATGTGTCGGAACATAGGCTTACAGGTCGAGTCGGATGCGGTAGGCGGTTTGGTTTAGGAGAAAAGCGACCACGAAAATCCAGACAGACAGCGCGGCTAAACTCAATACAAGCTGTTGCAGAACGAACCGGAACGGCGGTGGTTCGTACCGGAACGGTGGCACGGCTTTCCAGAGTGCGGGGCCAACCTGATAAGCAGCCTGCCCCGCGCCATGCTGGATGATGTCGCGGTTCATAGTCTGGGCAATAAGCTGCCGATGCTGCTCGGCCTGTTTGGCAAAGTGTAGCTGTTTGGGCAGGTTGGTTCCGGCCAGCCCCGCCGACAGGCTCTGCATTGCCAGTGCGGGCGACAACCCGTTTATCAGGTCCATCAGTGCATCCTGCCGGGCATAGGTTTCGTGCAATGCCCCGTAGTTGTGGGCATAAATCAATTCGCCATATTCTTCGCCTTCCTGCAACAAAACCCCCTGATAGCCAATCGGTAGCTTCGTGATTGTGTCGACTCCGTAACGGGTCAACAACGAATCATCGAGCCGTTTCCGACGCAGTGATACCGGTGTTTTGCGGTCGATACCCAGTTCATTGTCGAGCCGGACGTTGTGCGAAAACGCGAACGACGACGGAGCCGGATAAACCGTTTTTGCCAGACTACTGCCCAGCCGTGGCACCACAAACGTACCAAACGCCCAAAGGCCCAGCAACGTAACCAAAGCTATTCCCGATCCCGACGCCCGCGCCGATACCAGCAGCGCAACGCCTGTCCACAAGGCAAAATAAACGAGATAGATTGCCAGCATCAGCCCCAGGTTCGGCAGTATGTCGAAAAACGCGTCTGTACCACCCGCCAGCCAGACTGCCATGCCAGCCAACACCAGCATCGGCGCAACCAACGCCAGCACCACCCGATAAAGTGCAACGGCTTTGCCCCACAATATATAACGGGGAGCTACGCCGGCACTGAACAGCAGCCGCAGTGTACCACCCTCGCGCTCTTTGGTGAACAGGTTGAAGCCCAGCAGCACTATTGCCAGCGGCACCAGAAACTGCCACACAAAACCCACTGTCAGCGAACCGAACCTCGCCAGATTGCCCGCATCGTTGGCGTCGCGCTGTTTCACTTCGTTCTGGTTGTGGGCTTCCAGCCAAACGGCCTGACCGAGATAGTTTTCCAGACCCCGATCCAATACCGACAGGGGCGACAGGGGTTTGTAGACATAAAACCCGTAGTGTGCGGCTCCGTGCGGATTTTTAGTACCCTGTGCCAGCCACTGCCGATAGCTTGCGTCCGCTGCATCAGTATGCGTTCGATTCGTGCTTACATACGTCGTATACCCTGATGCCAAAGCCACGGCAAACAGCGCGTAGAGCGTCAGCCCGATCCAGCGTACCCGACGGTCCTGCCCGTAATCGGCCATTTCTTTCTGAACCAGATTCAGCATGGTTGTTACGGGGTCACGGGTTCGTTTGAAACAGCTTTCATATAAATAGCTTCCAACTCGGCGGGGGTTACGTCGGCGGCATCGAGTTCGCAGACCAGAACGCCGTCGCGCATAATACCGATGCGGTCGGCAGCTTCTTTGGCTCGAAACAGATCGTGCGTCACCATCAGAATAGCCACACCATCGTCGCGTATGGATCGAATCAGGTTTGAGAACTCGTTGCTGGCGAGCGGATCGAGACCACTGGTCGGTTCGTCGAGAAACAGGGCTTTGGCCTGTTTGGCTAAAGCCATGGCAATACCCACTTTCTGGCGCATTCCTTTCGAGTAAGTTCCAACGTTCTGTGCATGTGCATCAGTCTGCAAACCAGCCCGGTTCAGCAGATCGCGAAGTTGTGTGTCCGTGTAATTCCGGCCCGATAACCCACTGAAAAAGGCGAGATTTTGCAGACCCGTCAGGTACGGGTACAGCATTACGTTTTCGGGAATGTAGGCTACCAGCGGTTTAGTGGCGGCACCCCCTTCGCGCAGTTCGATGCCATCGATGAATACCTGCCCGGACGTGGGTTCCAGAAAGCCCATGAAGAGGTTGATGGTCGTGCTTTTACCCGCGCCGTTGGCACCCAGCAGTGCGTAAATTTCGCCCGCCTGTACGTGCAGATTCAACTCCCGCAACGCAGTTTTCCGGTCGTATCGTTTCGTGAGGTTTATTGCCTGAAGCATACGCAAGGTAGAGACGGATAAAGAGAATTTAAGTTAGGTAGGGAACCGATTCATTCATTCACGCTTTCGGCCAGTGAACGTGTACATCAGCCCCAGCATGGCCGTGCGTGGCTGACCGGGGTTATATTGGGTGCGGTCGGTAGCGTTGTTGCCCCGGCTGGCCGAATTGGCGTACAGTTCGTTGGTGGCGTTCAACACGTTGACAAACACCTCGGCTCCGCGCCAGACGTAACCCGCACGCAGGTTGAGCAAACTGACGCCCCGACCACCCAGAAAGCCCCGGTCGTCGTAGCGATAGCGGTTAACCTGATCGACATACCACCAGCCAATACGTTGCCACTCCGCCGACAGCCGCAGTCCCTTCGCCCAGCCCGGTTTATAAATAACTTCGGTGTTACCGAGCCAGTTGGGCGACGAAGGCATGTCGAAGCCATCGAGTTTCTGCACAGCGTCGGTAGCGCGGGTAGAGAGCGTAAAGTCAACGAAGCGGTGAATGGCCCGCGTACCGCTGAACCGGATGAGCCAAGCATCGGTAGGCCGGTAGCTCAGACTCCACTCGACGCCCCGGTGTAGGGTCTGCCCGGCACTCTGAAAGTCGGTGTTACCGTCGGGCTGACGGATGCTCAGGATTTCATCGCGGGCATCCATATGGTAATAAGCCAGGTCGATATACAGCCGGTTTTTCAGCAACGACGCCCAGCCGCCCACTTCGCGGTTACTGAACTGTGCTGGTTTCAGGTTGTAATAAAACAAATCCTGACCGGGCTTCGGGTTGGGCCGTGGCCGAAAAATAGCCGACAGGCCCGGTGGGGCAAATCCCCGGCTGTAGTTGGCATATACGCCTACGCCCTGCCCCAAATCGTAGGTCAGACCGAGTTTGGGCGTAAACTGCTGGTAGGTTTTTGTACCGGTAGTTTTGTCGATAAAATTCTGATAATCAAACGCCATTCGGTCGAATCGTCCGCCTGCCGTAAGTTGTAGCCGGTCAAGAGGGCGCACGTCGAGCTGGGCGTATAAGGCTGTATTGAACAGGTTGGCCGCGTAGTTGGACACTTTCAGGTCGGGCCGTTCTTCGAGCAGGCGATACCGCTCCACAGACCGCCCATCGGCCCGCAGGTCGGCGGCTAAGTTGTATCGGTAGGCGTTGTACGACACGGGCGAGTAATCGGCTGAGCCGCCAACGATGAGCTTACTCCGCAGCCCATCGAAGCGTTGGCTATGCTGGGCAAGCAGCCCCCGGCTGGAGAAGGTAGTAATCTGATTTTCAGTCCAGGCAGTGCGTTGTCCAGTGGTCCAGCGCACGGTATGCGTCGGGCTTTGCGGGTAGTAGTTGTCCCGGTAAAACAGTGTTACAAAACTCTCAGAACCTCTTGCCCACTGGTGATTGAGCGTCAATCGGGCACGCATCGAACGAATGTTGCGGTCCATAAAGTCATTGAACACCACATACTGTCGGTTGTAATACGCTACACTGTCGATGCCGCCGTTTACCTGCGAGCGGTAGTTATTGTAGGCCACACTCGCCGTTAGTGTTGTACGATTGGTCAGGTGATAGTCGAGCCGGGCGTTCACCGACGTTTTGTCGTAGTCCATGTGTGGCAGCCAGGTGTCGCGCTGCCGGGCAAAAGAGCCGCCCACAAACACGCCAAGTTTTTTGGTCAGCATACCGCCCGCATTATACTGGACCCGCCGAAACGACCATTGATCGCCCTGTATACCCACGCGCACGGTCGGTATGGCCGTAGGCTGAAAGGTAATCAGGTTGATGGCTCCACCCACGGCTTCCGGCCCATACAGGCTCGATGCCGGGCCACGCACTACCTCGATACTACTGATTGCCAACAGGTTGGTTTCGATCAGCGAATTGTGATTAAACAGGCCCATCGGTCGCAGCGGTACGCCGTCTTCCATATAGAGAAAATAAGCGTTGGTTGAGAGCGGTTGCCGGATCGACATCGAATGCTGCTCATTTTGCAGATTGGGCATCGCTACCCCCGGCACTTTGTTGAGCAGTTCGACCAAGTTCTGCGGGCGCGTTTCCTGAACGAGAGTTGTGTTCAGTTTGGCGATGGCTACGGGAGCTTCGGTGCGCTTTTGCGCTTCGCGGCTCGCCGTTACGACAATGGCTTGCAGGTCTTCGACTGCCGGTTCGAGGGCAATGCGCCACTCGCCGGTGGCGGGTGCCGTCACCAACCGTTCGCGGTAGCCAACAGTTGAAATGCGTAGTTGCCGGGCGTCGGTCGTCAGACTGAACCGCCCGGCCCGGTTAGTGATAGCTCCTGCGGTCGTGCCGGGCACCTGCACCGTAGCCCCGGCGATGGGTTCGTTGCTTTCAGCGTCGTAAACGCAGCCGTTGCGACTGGTTTGAGCGTATGAGAACACACAACCAACCAGCATAAGAAAAAGAGGAAGTAGGCGCATAGGTATCCTGTGCAACTATGTTGCCATGAAAAAATTAACCAGTTTTTAGCTAATTAGAGCAGTTGATTCGGATTGATCTTTTTTGCCATTGCCAGCAGTTTGCCGCCTTCTTCTGAGCGACCACCGGCCATAGCAATAGCACTGGCCCGACGGAGCAATTCGGGGTCTTTATTGCCGGTTCGCATCGCTACGGCCACGTGTTCCTGTGCTTTGGCAATGTTCTTCTGACCGAAATAAACCCAGGCTAACGCGTGGTTCACGTCAATGTTTTTGGGCCGTTTTCTGTATTCTTTCAGCCCATAAACCAATGCCGAATCCAACTGACCAGAGGCCGTATAGAGTTTACACAGTTCCAGGTCAACGGCGTGGCCGGAGCGGGCATCTTCATCGAGCATAGTGGCTACTTCAGCGTATTTCGTCAACGCTTTGGCCTTATCACCCTGCAACGCATACATGTCGGCCATTTCTTCATGGAAGGAGAACTCAGGCATGATCGAGGCCGCCTTGTCGAGCGTAGCTAAAGCGGCTGGATACTGTCGGCGGGCTTTCTGGATGCTGGCTTTTCCGCGCAGGGCGAAGGCATAACTGGGCCGCACTACCAGAATACCATCGTATTCGCGTTCGGCTGCGGCCAACTGCCCCGTGGTTTCGTAGAGATGGCCCAGCGTATTTTTGCTCCAGCAGTAAGGCTCCGAACCGGGCAATCCGGCCTGAACGGCCATTTTCATGGCTTCGATGGCTCCTTTGTAATCACCATAAATTTCGCGAAGGTATGAAGCCCGCGAATACGACTCCAGCGAAGGTTTCAGTTCCTGCATTTTATCGGACATGCTCACGGCCTGTTCGTAGTCGCCCAGTTCTACGTTGGCGTCTACCAGTACCCCATATACGTAAGCGTTGTGCGGGTTGATCTGACGTGCTTTTTCGGCCAATGTTCGCGCTTCGGCAAACTGATGTTGCGACATCTTAACCGACGATTTGAACGTGATAGCTTCAAAGTTTTTCGGGTCGATTGCCAGCACACCGTCCAGAATTTTCAGGATGGCCGGATAATAATACGGATGCTCGCCCGTGATACGCGCTTCGGCGAGGTAGATCATGGCAACCTGTAGCCGGGGTTTTACATCACCGGGATTTTTCCAGATTGCCTGCTGCAACTCTGTTACCTTCTGTTGCGTCCGGGGCCATTCGGGGGTCTTCGCCAGTTCGCCCTGCCGTTGGAACAGCGCAGGCATCGTCGTTGGGTCGTCGGTTGTCTGGGTGGTTTCGGTCGAGGATTTGGACTGGCAACCGACCTGATTGAGCAAAGCCAAACCAACTAAAAATGATATGTATAGCGTGCGCATGGTGGTAGGTTTTGTATTTCCCAACCCTGAGTCAGGGTTGGGGAATGTGAAGGGTCAATGCCGAATAATACGGAGCATGTGTCGGTCGGTGGGCGTGGCTGCTTTCAGCAGATACGCTCCTGGCTGTGTACCCAATTTCAGCGTTCGGCGTTCTACCTCGTCGGCTTCGTTGAGTTTGATCTGACTCACTACCTGCCCCTGCGTGTTTACCACACTCAGTTGTAATGCCTGTTTTGCAGCACCCCGCACTTCAATGGTCACTTCTTCGGCAGTAGTCGGATTTCCTAAAATACGCATGCGTAATCCGGTAGCTTCTTCTTCCAGAGCAGCTACACGAGCCGGCTGATGCGGAGTCGATGTAGGCACAAACGAGTTAGGTCCGGTGTACTCATTACCGATAAAGCCGCGCCAGGGGTCCTGTACGAAGGGGAAGTTTGCCTTGAACGTCGTGTCATTTTTGGTGATGCCCGCGTTGAAGCCCAATACGTTGCCAAGCTGCGGTGTAACGGGACTGGGTGAGGTGCCGGGGGTGAAATCATCGTACCACAAGCCCAGTGCCGCCAGCACCACGCCCCCCACCGCCTGCAACTCAATCGTCGTCACGTCATCCTCCAGCCGACGACCGTTGGGAAAGCCGTCCATGTTGGGAATGAACTGCAAGTTGGGGTTGGTGTAGCGGCTGTCGGTCAGCCCCAGTACGGCTGCCTGCACCAGCCCCAACGACGAAAACTCCGGGGCCGAGCGGGGCGTAGCGGGTACGGCCATGTTCAGCCGCAGCATGTCGCCCAGTGTGGGCAAAAAGTTGTGGACGAAGGGCTTGCCCACGGCTAAGGGGTTGCCGTTCTTGCCCGTTGCCAACTGGTAAGGAGCCAGGTTGGGTACGCCCGTGTAGAAGATGGGCAGCAGGTCGACGGCGCGGGGGCTGGCGTTGTTGGGCAGCAGGACGGCCCCGAAGGCGTTCTCGGCCAGAGCCGTGCCATTGAGGGCGGCATTGCCTTTGAGGGTGAACAGGCCCGGTTTGCCGTTGCGGAAGTCGAAGCTACCCAGCGACCGCGACTGAATCCGTAGCGCGGCTAAACCCGGCACAGCCCCGCCAAACTGCGAATCGTCCATGTAGAGGGCGAGTTCGGGGTTGACAAAGTACTGGGCAAAGCGCAGGTCGTTGTTGTTGTAGGGAGTCAGGGCATTCCAGCGGTCTTTCTGGCCGATGGGGATGACGACCTCGTTGGTCAGGGGCATCCCCAGCCGGGAGACCTGCACGTACTCGCCATCGAAGCCCACGTCGCCCTCGTTGTAGAAAGTGCGGATGCGCTGGCGGGATGCCGAAGCCCAAACGCCAATCACATAGTCAGGGTCGAGAATGTTGGCGGCCTGAGCCACGTTCTTTCTGTCTTTTTGGAGGGTCGATACGGGCACTTCGATAGCAATAGTATGGCAGTTGTACTTTGCCACTGCATCCGGGCCGGGTTGCCGGAAATTACCAACGTCAAACGCTCCGCCCAAATCGACGAAGAACGGGTCATCGACCGGACCGCAGAATATCCGTTCGCCCGTCGACGCGGTCATGATGGCACGGGTAGCCAGTGTATTGTAATTCGGTGCGCCTAAGCCGACTGTCTTATTTTCGATGGAACGCGGGCCGATATTAGCTGGTGGCACAATGCCATTGCTGATAATCGTCTGGAAGGTTCTGCCCCCATCCATGCTACGTTCGCAGGTATACGTTGCCCGCTGGTTTTGCTTGCCCAGCCGAATGTTGAAAAACGTGGTCGGGTCTTCGTTCGTTACCTGAAAAGTAAAGCGGTAGGTGATGTCGTCGCCGGGGGTATCGGCCCGGTTCTTTACGTGAATTTCGTACCGGATTCGTTCGCCAAATGTGTACCAGTTCGGGCCACCTGCAGGGTCTTCAAACGGAATGTAGTTGGCAATCAGAACAATTCGTTCGGCATTGACTGGGCTTTTGAAGGCGTAAACGTCGGTGTTGTCGGCCAGCGGATCGTTCGAAATAAGCGGAGCTTCGCGGTGACTTGAGGCCACTGACGGACTAAATGGCAAGGCGGCTACTACCGTCGCTACCAGCAGAATGAGTAACTTTTTCATGTTGTCAGGAACGGAAGAGGGTTTAAAATTTAACCACTTTTGTATAGTTGAAACCACGCCAGGGCGTCTGCACATACGGGAAGTTGGGCTTCAGTGTCGTGTCGTTTTTGGTGATGCCTGCGCTGAACGTCAACACGTTGAGCAGGTTGTTGGTCACGGGGCTGGGCGAAGTACCGGGGGTGAAATCGTCGTACCACAAGCCCAGTGCCGCCAGCACCACGCCCCCCACCGCCTGCAACTCAATCGTCGTCACGTCATCCTCCAGCCGACGACCGTTGGGAAAGCCGTCCATGTTGGGAATGAACTGCAAGTTAGGGTTGGTGTAACGGCTGTCGGTCAGCCCCAGTACGGCTGCCTGCACCAGCCCCAGCGACGAAAACTCCGGGGCTGAGCGGGGCGTAGCGGGTACGGCCATGTTCAGCCGCAGCATGTCGCCTAAGGTGGGCAGAAAGTTGTGGACGAAGGGCTTGCCCACGGCTAAGGGGTTGCCGTTCTTGCCCGTTGCCAACTGGTAAGGAGCCAGGTTGGGTACGCCCGTGTAGAAGATGGGCAGCAGGTCGACGGCGCGGGGGCTGGCGTTGTTGGGCAGCAGCAGCGCGCCGAAGGCGTTCTCGGCCAGGGCCGTGCCATTGAGGGCGGCATTGCCTTTGAGACCGAACAGGCCCGGTTTGCCATTGCGGAAGTCGAAACTACCCAACGACCGCGACTGAATCCGCAACCCCTTCAGCGACGGTACGGCCCCGCCAAATTGGGCGTCGTCCATATAAAGGGCCAGTTCGGGGTTGACAAAGTACTGAGCAAAGCGCAGGTCGTTGTTGTTGTAGGGAGTCAGGGCATTCCAACGGTCTTTCTGGCCGATGGGGATGACAACCTCGTTGGTCAGGGGCATCCCCAGCCGGGAAACCTGGACATACTCGCCATCGAAGCCCACGTCGCCTTCGTTGTAGAAGGTGCGGATGCGCTGGCGGGATGCCGAAGCCCAAACACCAATCACATAGTTGGGGTCGAGAATATTGGCGGCTTGGGTAATGTTTTTCCCGTCTTTCTGTAACAGATTTACAGGGATTTTTAGCGCAATGGTGTGGCAGTTGTACCGGGCCAGCCCGTCTTTGGAGGGGTTTGTTGCGTTGCCGCTGGGTCGGAAATTGCCAACATCGAACGCACCTGCCAGATCGACGAAGAACGGGTCGTCGGCGGGGCCGCAGAATACCTGCTCGCCGGTCGAGGCCGTAGCAATAGCCCGCTGAATCAGCGAATTATAATCGGTGCCAAGCCCCACCACCGTGTTGTCGATAGAGCGCGGGCCGATATTGGCCGGTGGCACAATGCCGTTGCGAACAATAACCGTAAAGGTCCGTCCGCCATCGGTACTCTTCTCGCAGGTATAGGTCGTCCGTAAGTTTTGTCGGCCCAGCCGGATGTTGAAAAAGGTGGTTGGGTCTTCGTTTACCTTCTGAAAGGTGAAGCGGTAGGTGATGTCGTCGCCGGGGGTATCGGCCCGGTTCTTAACATGGATTTCGTACCGGATTCGTTCGCCAAAATTATAATAGTTCGGACCACCTTCGGGCGATTCAAACGGGATATAATTGGCAATGATCGTAATGGCGTTGGGATCGTCGGGGCTTTTAAAGGCGTAAACGTCAGTGTTATCGGCCAGTGGATCGTTGGAGATGAGCGGGGCTTCGCGGTGGCTCGACGCATAACCGATGGTAGCCACAGTCAGCAGCAATAGCATGCCGCTGAAAAAACGAGAAATACGGTTCATGTAGTAAACGGTTTAAACATGCATAAATGGACAACAATAGACAGTGAGAAAGTGCAGAAGGCAGACCAAACACAGTATTTTCCCGAAAGCCGGAGTCGACCTTCGGCAACGTTGGCAGAAGTACGCGTAGTGCCGGATGAGCAGATACGCACACACATACGTTGCAGACACTCAGCCGGTTTTGTGTGATTGAAGTTTTTTTTCTGGAACTGAGCGAACGGTAAATTCAGCCTGTTGAAGGCCAAGTAATAGTCAACTTACAGCGTATAATTACTTATTGTATCTATGATGCTCAATAGTACTTATAAGGAAGCATGTACTATATGGAAACACGAGTCAAATTACAATTCTATTATTACCACCTGCACCGTATAATCCTCTTGTTTCTACTATTTATACAAAAATTTCCTGAACTAATAGGTTAAGTATTCGCTGCATTTCGCTCATATGGAAAAGATAGGTTCAGATGAGAAAGCGGCTGAGTGCAACGGAAGCAGAGCAACTTTGGCAGGACTACCGGGCCGGTGATATCTATGCACTGGCGAATCTGATGCAGCAGCACTACGCCGATTTGTTTCATTGGGGTATGCGGCTCTGTGCCGACCGGGACTTTGTCAAAGACAGCATTCAGGAGGTGTTTCTTAGTCTGTGGCGAATGCAGGCTACCATTGCGCCGGTTGCCAATGTTCGCGCCTACTTGCTGATGGTCTTGAAAAGCCGGATTTTGCGGGAAATCGCCCGCACAAACGCTGGCTATACAGTCGGGCTTACCGACGACTACGTGTTTTCGGTCGAATTTTCGGCTGACACGCACCTGATCGATGAGGAGAACGAAATTTACCAGCTTCG from Spirosoma montaniterrae encodes:
- a CDS encoding tetratricopeptide repeat protein, which codes for MRTLYISFLVGLALLNQVGCQSKSSTETTQTTDDPTTMPALFQRQGELAKTPEWPRTQQKVTELQQAIWKNPGDVKPRLQVAMIYLAEARITGEHPYYYPAILKILDGVLAIDPKNFEAITFKSSVKMSQHQFAEARTLAEKARQINPHNAYVYGVLVDANVELGDYEQAVSMSDKMQELKPSLESYSRASYLREIYGDYKGAIEAMKMAVQAGLPGSEPYCWSKNTLGHLYETTGQLAAAEREYDGILVVRPSYAFALRGKASIQKARRQYPAALATLDKAASIMPEFSFHEEMADMYALQGDKAKALTKYAEVATMLDEDARSGHAVDLELCKLYTASGQLDSALVYGLKEYRKRPKNIDVNHALAWVYFGQKNIAKAQEHVAVAMRTGNKDPELLRRASAIAMAGGRSEEGGKLLAMAKKINPNQLL
- a CDS encoding DUF4331 domain-containing protein, which encodes MKKLLILLVATVVAALPFSPSVASSHREAPLISNDPLADNTDVYAFKSPVNAERIVLIANYIPFEDPAGGPNWYTFGERIRYEIHVKNRADTPGDDITYRFTFQVTNEDPTTFFNIRLGKQNQRATYTCERSMDGGRTFQTIISNGIVPPANIGPRSIENKTVGLGAPNYNTLATRAIMTASTGERIFCGPVDDPFFVDLGGAFDVGNFRQPGPDAVAKYNCHTIAIEVPVSTLQKDRKNVAQAANILDPDYVIGVWASASRQRIRTFYNEGDVGFDGEYVQVSRLGMPLTNEVVIPIGQKDRWNALTPYNNNDLRFAQYFVNPELALYMDDSQFGGAVPGLAALRIQSRSLGSFDFRNGKPGLFTLKGNAALNGTALAENAFGAVLLPNNASPRAVDLLPIFYTGVPNLAPYQLATGKNGNPLAVGKPFVHNFLPTLGDMLRLNMAVPATPRSAPEFSSLGLVQAAVLGLTDSRYTNPNLQFIPNMDGFPNGRRLEDDVTTIELQAVGGVVLAALGLWYDDFTPGTSPSPVTPQLGNVLGFNAGITKNDTTFKANFPFVQDPWRGFIGNEYTGPNSFVPTSTPHQPARVAALEEEATGLRMRILGNPTTAEEVTIEVRGAAKQALQLSVVNTQGQVVSQIKLNEADEVERRTLKLGTQPGAYLLKAATPTDRHMLRIIRH
- a CDS encoding TonB-dependent receptor; protein product: MRLLPLFLMLVGCVFSYAQTSRNGCVYDAESNEPIAGATVQVPGTTAGAITNRAGRFSLTTDARQLRISTVGYRERLVTAPATGEWRIALEPAVEDLQAIVVTASREAQKRTEAPVAIAKLNTTLVQETRPQNLVELLNKVPGVAMPNLQNEQHSMSIRQPLSTNAYFLYMEDGVPLRPMGLFNHNSLIETNLLAISSIEVVRGPASSLYGPEAVGGAINLITFQPTAIPTVRVGIQGDQWSFRRVQYNAGGMLTKKLGVFVGGSFARQRDTWLPHMDYDKTSVNARLDYHLTNRTTLTASVAYNNYRSQVNGGIDSVAYYNRQYVVFNDFMDRNIRSMRARLTLNHQWARGSESFVTLFYRDNYYPQSPTHTVRWTTGQRTAWTENQITTFSSRGLLAQHSQRFDGLRSKLIVGGSADYSPVSYNAYRYNLAADLRADGRSVERYRLLEERPDLKVSNYAANLFNTALYAQLDVRPLDRLQLTAGGRFDRMAFDYQNFIDKTTGTKTYQQFTPKLGLTYDLGQGVGVYANYSRGFAPPGLSAIFRPRPNPKPGQDLFYYNLKPAQFSNREVGGWASLLKNRLYIDLAYYHMDARDEILSIRQPDGNTDFQSAGQTLHRGVEWSLSYRPTDAWLIRFSGTRAIHRFVDFTLSTRATDAVQKLDGFDMPSSPNWLGNTEVIYKPGWAKGLRLSAEWQRIGWWYVDQVNRYRYDDRGFLGGRGVSLLNLRAGYVWRGAEVFVNVLNATNELYANSASRGNNATDRTQYNPGQPRTAMLGLMYTFTGRKRE